In the genome of Leeuwenhoekiella sp. MAR_2009_132, one region contains:
- a CDS encoding BCCT family transporter: MAKKITRSDERKSIFGLQVNGPVFFTSAIIIVISITLTILFEEKAQKIFSDIQHAVAEKADWFFILCINLFLIFLIYLALSKYGKLRIGGQKAKPEFKTISWFAMLFSAGMGIGLLFFGVAEPVTHLTTPPTAAPNTVAAAQEAMNFTFLHWGFHAWGVYALVGLALSYFTYSRGLPLTIRSVFYPFLGDKIHGKIGDAIDIFAVLATLFGLATSLGFGVQQIASGLNHVFGVSDGTLTQVLLIAGITLIATTSVVLGVDKGVRILSEWNMRIAVVLLLLALILGPTLFIFRSFVENTGSYLFNFIKISTWSETFEGSSWQNNWTVFYWGWWIGWSPFVGMFIARISKGRTIREFILGVLLVPSLVTFFWMSTFGSVAIQQALGGNTAIVSAVQDDVATALFVFFEDYPLSMVINVVAVILIAGFFITSSDSGSLVVDSLTTGGKIEAPVGQRIFWAITEGTVAAVLLIGGGLEALQTATIVTGLPFAIILLIMCYSLYIGLREDYQKLEKKKSEKQMDDYEDVVKEIVARRKKAE; encoded by the coding sequence ATGGCAAAAAAAATTACACGCAGTGACGAAAGGAAATCCATCTTTGGCTTACAGGTCAACGGACCCGTATTTTTTACTTCGGCAATAATTATTGTAATAAGTATTACACTTACGATCCTATTTGAGGAAAAAGCGCAGAAAATATTTAGTGATATACAGCATGCGGTAGCAGAAAAAGCAGATTGGTTTTTCATACTATGCATCAATCTGTTTTTGATTTTTCTGATTTATCTCGCTCTAAGTAAATATGGGAAACTAAGAATAGGTGGTCAAAAAGCAAAACCCGAATTTAAAACCATATCCTGGTTTGCTATGTTGTTTAGCGCAGGTATGGGTATAGGATTACTGTTTTTTGGCGTTGCAGAACCTGTAACTCATTTAACAACCCCGCCTACCGCAGCTCCTAATACGGTAGCCGCAGCGCAGGAAGCGATGAATTTCACCTTTTTACACTGGGGGTTTCACGCCTGGGGTGTTTATGCGCTGGTAGGATTAGCCTTATCCTACTTTACCTATTCCCGTGGCTTACCCCTTACCATCAGGTCTGTTTTTTATCCTTTTTTAGGAGATAAAATACACGGAAAGATTGGAGATGCTATTGATATTTTTGCAGTTCTAGCAACTCTTTTTGGACTGGCGACCTCACTAGGCTTTGGTGTCCAGCAAATTGCCAGTGGTTTGAATCATGTTTTTGGTGTTTCCGATGGTACACTTACTCAGGTGTTATTAATCGCCGGTATAACATTAATAGCAACCACCTCTGTGGTTCTGGGAGTTGATAAAGGCGTGCGTATTTTGAGTGAATGGAATATGCGTATTGCGGTTGTATTGCTCTTACTTGCTTTAATTCTGGGTCCTACCCTCTTTATCTTCCGCTCTTTTGTTGAGAATACAGGAAGCTATCTCTTTAATTTCATCAAAATTTCTACCTGGAGTGAGACTTTTGAAGGTTCATCCTGGCAAAATAACTGGACCGTTTTTTACTGGGGCTGGTGGATAGGCTGGTCTCCTTTTGTGGGTATGTTTATTGCCCGTATTTCAAAAGGTAGAACCATTAGAGAGTTTATTTTGGGCGTGTTATTAGTACCTTCTTTAGTTACCTTTTTCTGGATGTCAACTTTTGGTAGTGTTGCTATTCAACAGGCACTAGGTGGTAATACAGCAATAGTATCAGCGGTACAGGATGATGTTGCTACGGCGCTTTTTGTCTTTTTTGAAGACTACCCACTCTCAATGGTTATAAACGTTGTTGCGGTTATTCTTATAGCAGGCTTCTTCATAACCTCATCAGATTCTGGCTCTCTTGTTGTAGATAGTTTAACTACCGGAGGGAAAATTGAAGCTCCGGTAGGTCAGCGCATCTTTTGGGCAATTACCGAAGGTACCGTTGCTGCTGTACTTTTAATTGGCGGTGGCCTCGAGGCATTACAGACCGCAACCATTGTCACCGGTTTACCCTTTGCTATTATTTTATTGATTATGTGCTATTCCCTCTACATAGGACTGCGGGAAGATTATCAAAAATTAGAAAAAAAGAAATCAGAAAAGCAGATGGACGATTATGAAGATGTTGTCAAAGAAATTGTCGCACGTAGAAAAAAAGCCGAATAA
- the kdsA gene encoding 3-deoxy-8-phosphooctulonate synthase, translating into MKLTNIPKIKHTDSNNFFLLAGPCAIEGEEMALRIAEKIVGITDKLNIPYVFKGSFKKANRSRLDSFTGIGDEKALKILRKVSETFDVPTVTDIHVNEDAAMAAAYVDVLQIPAFLVRQTDLVVAAAETGKVVNLKKGQFMSPESMQHAVTKVTETGNENVWITDRGTMFGYQDMIVDFRGIPTMRQYAPTVLDVTHSLQQPNQTSGVTGGRPALIGTMAKAGIAAGVDGLFIETHFDPKNAKSDGANMLDLSLLEDLLTKLVAIRKVVAE; encoded by the coding sequence ATGAAACTCACAAATATTCCTAAAATAAAACATACAGATTCTAACAACTTCTTCTTACTCGCAGGACCTTGTGCTATAGAAGGCGAAGAAATGGCATTACGCATTGCTGAAAAAATTGTTGGAATCACTGATAAATTGAATATTCCTTACGTTTTTAAAGGAAGTTTTAAAAAAGCAAATCGCAGCCGTCTTGATAGTTTTACAGGAATTGGAGACGAGAAAGCATTAAAGATTCTACGCAAAGTTTCTGAAACTTTTGACGTACCTACCGTAACTGATATTCACGTAAATGAAGATGCCGCTATGGCTGCTGCTTATGTAGATGTTTTACAAATACCTGCGTTTCTGGTACGTCAAACCGATCTTGTTGTGGCTGCCGCCGAAACCGGTAAAGTTGTCAACCTTAAAAAAGGACAATTTATGAGTCCGGAATCTATGCAACACGCCGTAACCAAAGTAACCGAAACCGGCAATGAAAATGTATGGATTACCGATCGTGGGACGATGTTTGGCTATCAAGATATGATTGTAGATTTTAGAGGCATCCCAACCATGCGTCAATATGCACCTACCGTACTTGATGTAACCCACAGTTTACAACAACCCAATCAAACCAGTGGCGTAACCGGTGGTCGTCCTGCACTTATAGGCACTATGGCAAAAGCAGGTATTGCGGCAGGTGTAGATGGTCTGTTTATAGAAACGCACTTTGATCCTAAAAATGCAAAGAGTGACGGAGCCAATATGCTTGATTTAAGTTTGCTAGAAGATTTATTAACCAAGCTGGTAGCAATACGTAAAGTAGTTGCCGAGTAA
- a CDS encoding NAD(P)-dependent oxidoreductase gives MTFALLKEGKTPPDHRAVLSPTSMTDAQERYPKARFIVESSSVRVFPDVAYEKAEFEVLRDVSAADVMLGVKEVRIEDLIPNKKYFFFSHTIKKQPYNRALLKAVLDKNIELYDHEVITNKRGLRLIGFGRYAGLVGAYNGFRAYGLKHKLYDLPPASILTDIDALHGQLAKIELPALKIVLTGTGKVATGAAEILNTMGIKKVSVTEYLTKTFKQAVYVQLGIKDYTRKKDGSAASNAEFFKDPSGYESNFMRFAEVTQLFIAGHFYGDGAPYLFTREDAKAENFKIEVIADISCDVDGPVASTLRASTIADPFYGYDAKTETEVAMDAEGAITVMAVDNLPCELPKDASEGFGEMFIEHVLPAFFDKDKDGILQRARMTQNGKLTKRFSYLQDYVDGKE, from the coding sequence ATTACATTTGCATTACTTAAAGAAGGAAAAACACCACCAGATCACAGAGCAGTATTGTCACCTACTTCTATGACTGACGCTCAGGAGCGATATCCTAAAGCCCGGTTTATAGTAGAATCTTCGTCTGTACGGGTTTTTCCTGATGTAGCCTATGAGAAGGCCGAATTTGAGGTTTTGCGTGACGTGTCTGCAGCTGATGTAATGCTAGGTGTTAAAGAGGTGCGCATTGAGGATTTGATACCTAATAAGAAGTACTTTTTCTTTAGCCATACCATTAAAAAACAACCGTATAACAGAGCCTTATTAAAAGCTGTTTTAGATAAAAATATTGAACTTTATGATCACGAAGTAATCACAAATAAGCGCGGTTTACGCTTAATAGGCTTCGGAAGATATGCAGGCCTGGTAGGTGCTTACAATGGTTTTAGAGCCTACGGTTTAAAACATAAGTTATATGATTTGCCACCGGCATCAATATTGACAGATATAGATGCATTGCACGGTCAATTGGCTAAAATTGAGCTACCCGCTTTAAAAATAGTCCTTACCGGAACCGGAAAAGTAGCGACCGGAGCCGCCGAAATTTTAAATACAATGGGTATTAAAAAAGTTTCGGTAACAGAGTATCTCACAAAAACATTTAAGCAAGCGGTTTATGTGCAGCTGGGCATAAAAGATTACACGAGAAAAAAAGATGGTTCAGCTGCCAGTAATGCTGAATTCTTTAAAGACCCCTCAGGTTATGAATCTAATTTTATGCGCTTCGCGGAAGTAACACAGCTCTTTATAGCGGGGCATTTTTATGGTGATGGAGCTCCATATTTATTTACCCGGGAAGATGCTAAAGCCGAAAATTTTAAGATAGAAGTCATTGCCGATATTTCGTGTGATGTAGATGGCCCTGTAGCCTCTACGCTGCGCGCCTCTACCATTGCAGATCCTTTTTATGGTTATGACGCAAAGACTGAAACTGAAGTAGCAATGGATGCTGAAGGTGCAATAACGGTAATGGCAGTAGATAATTTACCCTGCGAATTGCCAAAGGATGCCAGTGAAGGTTTTGGTGAGATGTTTATAGAACACGTACTGCCGGCATTTTTTGATAAGGATAAAGATGGTATTCTACAACGCGCCCGTATGACACAAAATGGTAAACTAACAAAACGTTTTAGCTACCTGCAGGATTATGTAGACGGTAAAGAATAA
- the typA gene encoding translational GTPase TypA yields MEIKNIAIIAHVDHGKTTLVDKIMYHCQLFRENENTGDLILDNNDLERERGITITSKNVSVMYKGTKINIIDTPGHADFGGEVERVLNMADGVLLLVDAFEGPMPQTRFVLQKAIDLGLKPCVVINKVDKENCTPEEVHEKVFDLMFELGAEEWQLDFPTVYGSAKNNWMSDHWENQTENIEPLLDMVMEHIPAPKIEEGTVQMLITSLDFSSFTGRIAIGRLQRGILKEGMQVSLVKRDGTVKKVKIKELHTFEGLGRLKVPEVLPGDICALVGIEGFEIGDTIADFENPEALKTIAIDEPTMSMLFTINDSPFFGKDGKFVTSRHIKDRLWKELEKNLALRVEETGSADKFMVFGRGVLHLSVLIETMRREGYELQIGQPQVIIKEIDGVKCEPIEELTIDLPESVSGKAVEMVSMRKGEMLSMEAKGERMICQFMIPSRGIIGLRNQLLTATAGEAIMAHRFKEYQPFKGTIPGRISGSLVSMENGNAIPYSIDKLQDRGKFFVSPGEDIYEGQVIGENSRQDDMNINITKAKKQSNVRSSGADDKAKIVPAIKFSLEEALEYIQKDEYVEVTPNHLRLRKVWLNENDRKRNKI; encoded by the coding sequence ATGGAAATTAAAAACATTGCGATTATCGCTCACGTTGACCACGGTAAAACTACGTTGGTCGACAAAATCATGTACCATTGTCAATTGTTTCGTGAAAACGAAAACACGGGAGATCTTATCCTGGATAACAATGACTTAGAGCGCGAACGCGGTATTACTATTACGTCAAAGAACGTTTCAGTAATGTATAAGGGTACAAAAATCAACATTATTGATACTCCTGGTCACGCCGATTTTGGTGGAGAGGTAGAGCGTGTATTAAACATGGCTGATGGTGTACTTTTATTAGTTGATGCTTTTGAAGGACCAATGCCACAAACCCGTTTTGTACTTCAAAAAGCGATAGACTTAGGTCTTAAGCCTTGCGTGGTAATCAATAAAGTAGATAAAGAAAACTGTACTCCAGAAGAAGTTCACGAGAAAGTTTTTGACTTAATGTTTGAATTAGGTGCCGAAGAATGGCAGCTAGATTTCCCTACCGTTTACGGTTCTGCTAAGAACAACTGGATGAGTGATCATTGGGAAAATCAAACCGAAAATATAGAGCCCCTTCTTGATATGGTTATGGAGCACATTCCTGCACCAAAAATTGAAGAAGGTACAGTACAAATGCTTATTACATCATTAGACTTCTCTTCTTTTACCGGTCGTATTGCGATAGGTCGTTTACAAAGAGGGATTCTTAAAGAAGGTATGCAAGTATCTTTAGTGAAGCGTGACGGTACCGTTAAAAAAGTAAAAATTAAAGAATTACACACCTTTGAAGGTTTAGGACGTCTAAAAGTTCCTGAAGTTCTTCCGGGTGATATTTGTGCACTTGTAGGTATTGAAGGATTTGAGATAGGTGATACTATCGCAGATTTTGAAAATCCTGAAGCTTTGAAAACTATCGCTATTGATGAGCCTACAATGAGTATGCTTTTCACTATTAACGATTCTCCTTTCTTTGGTAAAGACGGTAAATTTGTGACTTCACGTCATATTAAAGACCGTTTATGGAAAGAGCTTGAGAAAAACTTAGCGCTTCGTGTTGAAGAAACCGGTAGTGCAGATAAGTTTATGGTTTTTGGTCGTGGGGTATTACACCTTTCTGTATTAATCGAGACTATGCGTCGCGAAGGTTACGAACTTCAAATAGGTCAGCCACAGGTAATCATTAAAGAAATTGATGGTGTTAAATGTGAGCCTATAGAAGAATTAACAATCGACTTACCAGAGAGTGTTTCTGGTAAAGCTGTTGAGATGGTTTCTATGCGTAAAGGTGAGATGCTAAGTATGGAAGCTAAAGGTGAGCGTATGATATGCCAGTTTATGATCCCATCACGTGGTATCATTGGCTTACGTAACCAATTGCTTACAGCTACTGCAGGTGAGGCTATTATGGCACACCGTTTTAAAGAGTATCAGCCTTTTAAAGGTACTATTCCAGGACGTATTAGTGGTTCTTTAGTTTCTATGGAAAACGGAAATGCAATACCGTATTCTATTGATAAATTACAGGATCGTGGTAAGTTCTTCGTATCTCCGGGTGAAGATATTTATGAAGGTCAGGTAATTGGTGAAAACTCACGTCAGGATGATATGAATATTAACATTACCAAAGCGAAGAAGCAGTCTAACGTACGTTCATCTGGTGCAGATGATAAAGCGAAGATTGTACCTGCAATCAAATTCTCATTAGAAGAAGCATTAGAGTACATTCAGAAAGATGAGTATGTTGAGGTAACACCTAACCACCTGCGTTTGCGTAAGGTATGGTTAAATGAAAATGATCGTAAACGTAACAAGATTTAA
- a CDS encoding universal stress protein, producing the protein MEKVKNILVALDLSSIDKYLIKYSSFLAEKLAVENVYFVHNIKKYEISDLFEEELQKVNLDQLIGDELNEQIENTFTANVNWEVLISEDSNTESLIHYITNKYQINLVVVGNKPAKDGTGVVTSKLLRLLKCSILTVPKTAELHLDTVWVGTDFSSPSRKSFFFAEELRNTTAVQLNALHIYHIPIQFSQYVVRDNALVKVETHLRQKSAKFFKKLAVTPPDTNEFLFAKDKSIGQKFLMEIEKRKPHLVILSDKGGSNISTLLIGSLTEELFNESLSSPLLVVR; encoded by the coding sequence ATGGAAAAAGTAAAAAACATACTTGTTGCATTAGACCTGTCTTCAATAGATAAATATCTAATTAAATACAGCTCGTTTCTCGCCGAAAAGTTAGCGGTAGAAAACGTTTATTTTGTTCATAACATTAAGAAATACGAGATTTCAGACCTGTTTGAAGAAGAGTTGCAAAAAGTGAACCTTGACCAACTCATAGGCGATGAACTTAATGAACAGATTGAAAATACATTTACTGCTAATGTAAATTGGGAAGTCCTTATTTCTGAAGACTCTAACACCGAATCTCTCATACATTATATCACCAATAAATATCAGATTAATCTTGTTGTAGTAGGTAACAAGCCTGCAAAAGATGGTACAGGAGTGGTAACTTCAAAATTACTGAGATTATTAAAATGCAGTATACTTACCGTACCTAAAACAGCCGAGTTGCACTTAGATACAGTTTGGGTAGGTACAGACTTTTCGAGCCCATCCCGAAAATCATTTTTCTTTGCAGAAGAACTGCGCAACACAACAGCTGTACAATTAAATGCACTTCATATTTATCATATTCCTATTCAGTTTTCTCAATATGTTGTACGTGATAATGCACTGGTAAAAGTAGAAACGCACCTCAGACAGAAATCTGCTAAATTTTTTAAAAAACTAGCGGTAACTCCTCCTGATACTAACGAATTTCTCTTTGCAAAAGACAAAAGCATCGGTCAGAAATTTTTAATGGAGATCGAAAAACGCAAACCTCATTTAGTGATTCTTTCAGACAAAGGTGGCAGCAATATTTCTACGCTGCTAATAGGAAGTCTTACTGAAGAGCTTTTTAATGAAAGCCTTAGCTCCCCGTTACTGGTTGTGAGGTAA
- a CDS encoding DegT/DnrJ/EryC1/StrS family aminotransferase → MIPFLDLQKVNAPYTASFKKRFDDFLQDGTFILGGAVSQFELEFAKYCNTSHCIGTGNGFDSLRLIFEGLKLQGKLNIGDSVIVAANSYIATVIAVLSAGLKPLFVEVEEQFFNIDLQKIGVPDASVKAVLITHLYGQLGAVEAISAYTKKHNLLLIEDASQAHGAKLNGCKSGSFGVAAAFSCYPTKNLGALGDAGLITTSDATLAEIIKKLRNYGRSSAYENEYTGFNSRLDPLQAIFLSEKLNDLDAQNTQRRSIAARYAAEINNEHIKLPLWDLSENHVFYVYVVRVKNRSHFLMYLESCEVGFALHYPIPPYRQAALKDYNSLSFPITETLANESVSIPLNTTLTESEITIIIAVLNAYNA, encoded by the coding sequence ATGATTCCGTTTTTAGATCTTCAGAAAGTTAATGCGCCCTATACAGCGTCTTTTAAGAAACGGTTTGATGATTTTTTACAGGATGGTACTTTTATTTTAGGAGGTGCTGTTTCTCAATTTGAACTGGAATTTGCAAAGTACTGTAACACATCTCATTGCATCGGGACAGGAAATGGTTTTGATTCACTTCGGCTTATTTTTGAAGGCTTAAAGCTACAAGGAAAACTAAATATTGGAGACAGCGTTATAGTCGCTGCAAACTCGTATATCGCTACTGTTATTGCGGTTTTAAGTGCCGGGTTAAAGCCTTTGTTTGTTGAAGTTGAAGAACAGTTTTTTAATATTGATTTACAGAAAATAGGCGTGCCTGATGCATCTGTAAAAGCGGTTTTAATCACACATCTATATGGGCAATTAGGAGCAGTTGAAGCAATTTCCGCTTATACTAAAAAGCACAATTTACTGCTGATTGAAGATGCTAGCCAGGCTCATGGAGCTAAATTAAATGGTTGTAAATCCGGAAGTTTTGGTGTTGCGGCGGCCTTTAGTTGCTATCCTACAAAAAACCTGGGAGCATTAGGCGATGCAGGTTTGATCACAACTTCAGATGCAACCCTTGCAGAGATTATAAAAAAACTAAGAAACTACGGTAGAAGTTCAGCCTATGAAAATGAGTATACAGGTTTTAATTCGCGTCTAGATCCGTTACAAGCTATATTTTTAAGTGAGAAGCTAAACGATTTAGATGCACAAAATACCCAGCGCAGATCAATTGCCGCGCGCTATGCTGCAGAAATTAATAATGAACATATAAAACTTCCGCTTTGGGATTTATCTGAAAATCATGTTTTTTATGTTTACGTAGTTCGGGTTAAAAACAGATCACATTTTTTAATGTATTTAGAATCTTGTGAAGTTGGTTTTGCACTTCATTATCCTATACCGCCGTATAGGCAGGCGGCTTTAAAAGACTACAATTCACTCAGCTTTCCCATAACGGAAACTTTAGCAAACGAGAGTGTAAGCATCCCTTTAAATACAACACTTACCGAATCTGAAATTACAATCATAATAGCAGTTTTAAACGCGTATAATGCTTAA
- a CDS encoding DUF1361 domain-containing protein: protein MKTVFLQNYQHLKRLTFAAAVCALLIMTRIKITHSLFGLFLIWNLFLALVPLGITWTMLYYKSLLQKPILLSLLTFIWVLFLPNAPYIFTDFVHLKMNTTGQYLFDFILILAFSSLALYAGLVSVVAMQKIWKPKINSVMLQMLTFIIFCLCGYGLYLGRVLRYNSWDVLTNPLALLHDVWYFVINPFENWPILVVSASLGLLLTLIYTVLKSLKLLNTDETNP from the coding sequence ATGAAAACAGTATTTCTTCAAAACTATCAACACTTAAAAAGGCTGACTTTTGCCGCTGCTGTTTGTGCTCTTTTGATAATGACACGCATCAAAATAACCCACAGTTTATTTGGCTTATTTCTAATTTGGAATCTTTTTTTAGCACTTGTTCCGCTAGGTATCACGTGGACGATGCTGTATTACAAATCACTGCTTCAAAAGCCTATTTTATTAAGCCTGTTAACGTTTATCTGGGTTTTGTTTTTGCCCAATGCGCCCTACATATTTACAGATTTTGTTCACTTAAAAATGAATACTACCGGTCAATATCTATTTGATTTTATACTCATTTTGGCATTTTCTAGTTTAGCATTATATGCAGGATTAGTTTCGGTGGTGGCAATGCAAAAAATATGGAAACCAAAAATAAACAGCGTAATGTTACAGATGCTTACATTTATAATATTTTGCCTGTGTGGTTATGGCCTATATCTGGGTAGAGTACTTCGCTATAATTCGTGGGATGTACTTACTAACCCGCTCGCCTTGCTACACGATGTATGGTATTTTGTAATAAACCCTTTTGAAAATTGGCCTATTTTAGTTGTTAGCGCTAGTTTAGGGCTACTGCTAACATTAATCTATACCGTTCTTAAATCTCTTAAACTATTAAATACAGATGAAACTAATCCGTAA
- a CDS encoding winged helix-turn-helix domain-containing protein, with protein sequence MKNIIQHINKAFDHRIRLGIMSILMVNDFADFNMLKELLGATDGNIASHTKALEKEAYIKVEKSFINRKPNTRYIATSLGKDAFTKHIEALEKLINP encoded by the coding sequence TTGAAAAACATCATTCAACATATAAATAAGGCTTTTGATCACCGCATTAGACTGGGGATTATGAGCATTCTTATGGTTAATGATTTTGCCGATTTTAATATGCTGAAAGAATTGCTGGGCGCGACAGACGGCAACATCGCCAGTCATACTAAAGCATTAGAAAAAGAAGCGTACATCAAAGTTGAAAAATCATTCATTAACCGAAAGCCTAATACCCGTTATATCGCTACTTCTTTAGGTAAAGATGCGTTTACAAAACATATTGAGGCTCTAGAAAAACTGATAAACCCATAA
- the creD gene encoding cell envelope integrity protein CreD has product MSTQEPQQHNKIIYWVKNSITARMFMVGFLTLILLIPLFFVQNLIEERAFRQQEVVSEINEKWGDEVLIYGPIFKIPYKTYHEKAITNKQTREVLTEVVEEIKYAYFFPEKLNITSTVNPEIKNRSIYKTTVFSSQTLLNGTFAVPDFSDVSLQPEDILWDKARVILKTSNLKGVSAEVKIKLNEHSYPFSSKYDTNENPRTNGLNMHLMESKPIEVAQLPKEKAVAFSINLEVNGSEQIRFVPIGKTTEAQITSNWETNNFTGNYLPYNQDKLTETGFDARWNVLDINRPFSQQFFDRLPDLNAYAFGVNFMIPVDEYQKSERTAKYGFLVIGLTFLIFFLIQTLSKIPIHPFQYLMIGISLIMFYTLLISISEHSSYFNAYFVSGCSVVILITLYSRSILKNVKFPLFIGASLTLLYSFIYVIIQLENYALLVGSIGLFIILAVVMYASRKIDWNS; this is encoded by the coding sequence ATGAGCACGCAAGAACCACAGCAGCACAACAAGATTATCTATTGGGTTAAAAACTCAATCACTGCACGTATGTTTATGGTAGGTTTTCTTACCCTTATTCTCCTAATTCCGCTATTTTTTGTGCAAAATCTTATTGAAGAACGCGCCTTTCGGCAGCAGGAAGTTGTAAGCGAAATCAATGAAAAATGGGGAGATGAAGTTTTGATTTACGGACCTATTTTTAAAATCCCGTATAAAACCTACCACGAGAAAGCCATTACGAATAAACAAACTAGAGAAGTTTTAACTGAAGTTGTAGAAGAAATTAAATACGCATATTTCTTTCCCGAAAAATTAAATATAACCTCAACAGTCAACCCCGAAATTAAAAACCGAAGCATTTACAAAACCACGGTGTTTAGTTCACAAACCCTATTAAACGGAACGTTTGCCGTCCCAGACTTCTCTGATGTGTCACTTCAACCCGAAGATATTCTGTGGGATAAAGCGCGCGTAATTTTAAAGACCTCTAATTTAAAGGGAGTAAGCGCCGAAGTAAAGATTAAACTTAATGAACATAGTTATCCTTTTTCTTCAAAATACGATACAAATGAAAATCCCAGGACTAATGGGTTGAATATGCATTTAATGGAAAGCAAACCTATTGAAGTTGCTCAACTTCCGAAGGAAAAGGCAGTTGCATTTAGCATAAATTTAGAAGTAAACGGTAGCGAACAAATACGTTTTGTGCCCATAGGCAAAACCACCGAAGCTCAAATTACTTCCAATTGGGAAACAAACAATTTTACGGGTAACTATCTTCCCTATAATCAAGACAAGCTTACTGAAACCGGCTTTGATGCGCGCTGGAACGTATTGGATATTAACCGCCCCTTCTCGCAACAATTCTTTGACCGTTTACCTGATTTGAATGCGTATGCTTTTGGTGTAAATTTTATGATTCCGGTAGATGAGTATCAAAAAAGTGAACGAACTGCCAAATACGGTTTTCTGGTTATTGGGCTCACCTTTCTTATTTTCTTTTTAATACAGACGTTAAGTAAAATACCTATTCATCCGTTTCAGTACCTGATGATAGGTATTTCACTAATTATGTTTTACACGCTACTCATTTCTATTTCTGAGCACAGCAGTTACTTCAACGCCTATTTTGTTTCCGGTTGTTCTGTGGTTATTTTGATCACCTTATACTCTAGAAGTATTCTCAAAAACGTAAAGTTTCCTTTATTTATTGGTGCTTCACTAACCCTATTGTACAGCTTCATATATGTCATTATTCAGCTTGAAAATTATGCACTGCTCGTAGGAAGCATTGGGTTATTTATCATTCTTGCAGTCGTGATGTACGCTTCGCGGAAAATTGACTGGAACTCTTAA
- a CDS encoding DUF2809 domain-containing protein yields MKLIRNSRLAYLLGFVFILILEIAIATFLKTGFVRANLGDFLVVILVYCLLMTASKVSVKNGLIITLVFSFIIEFLQIINLTQFFPIAYKKWAALIFGSHFSWLDILMYTLGILTIWGIEYAQSSRPNSQKLPKRK; encoded by the coding sequence ATGAAACTAATCCGTAATTCTCGTCTCGCCTATCTGCTGGGATTTGTGTTTATTTTGATTCTAGAAATTGCCATCGCTACCTTTCTTAAAACCGGATTTGTACGGGCAAATCTGGGAGATTTCTTAGTTGTGATTTTGGTGTATTGTCTATTAATGACTGCATCAAAGGTTTCCGTTAAAAACGGATTGATCATCACCCTGGTTTTTTCCTTTATAATAGAATTTCTTCAGATTATAAATCTCACACAATTCTTTCCTATAGCTTATAAGAAATGGGCCGCTTTAATATTTGGCAGTCATTTCTCATGGTTAGATATATTGATGTATACTCTAGGAATTTTAACAATTTGGGGTATAGAATATGCACAATCTTCCCGACCTAATTCCCAAAAGCTTCCGAAGAGAAAATAG
- a CDS encoding DUF1801 domain-containing protein encodes MNPAEDYIFTKPEPYRSILIELQVLIKYAVPQAVLLYKWHLPFYYLNGRMFCFLNFRKTFVELSFPKGILLKDSNTRLTAGEGRKNLRSLRYQNLEELDAEIAIGFLEQMKELLI; translated from the coding sequence ATGAATCCTGCAGAAGACTATATTTTTACGAAACCCGAACCGTATCGAAGTATTTTAATCGAATTGCAGGTGCTAATTAAATATGCCGTGCCCCAGGCAGTACTATTGTATAAATGGCATTTGCCTTTTTATTATTTGAATGGTAGGATGTTTTGTTTTCTAAATTTTAGAAAAACTTTTGTCGAGCTTAGTTTCCCTAAAGGTATTTTACTCAAAGATTCTAATACAAGGCTTACAGCAGGAGAAGGCCGGAAAAATCTACGTTCGCTGCGCTATCAAAATCTAGAAGAACTAGATGCAGAAATTGCAATTGGATTTTTAGAGCAAATGAAAGAGCTTTTAATATAA